One part of the Longimicrobiaceae bacterium genome encodes these proteins:
- a CDS encoding UDP-glucuronic acid decarboxylase family protein, with the protein MRVLITGAAGFLGSHLCDRFLADGHEVVGMDNFITGHPDNVAHLADRADFTLVEHDVSEHIDVDGPLDGVLHFASPASPVDYLEHPIPTLKVGSLGTHNTLGLALAKGARYLLASTSEVYGDPQVHPQPETYWGNVNPVGPRGCYDEAKRFAEAMTMAYHRFHGVETRIVRIFNTYGPRMRPGDGRVVSNFIVQALRGDPISIYGDGSQTRSFTYVDDLVDGIYRLFHSDRAEPTNVGNPGEFTVRELADKVLEMTGSESKLDRLPLPQDDPKVRKPDITVARAVLGWEPKVPLEEGLSRTIPYFREALAAADSSARTL; encoded by the coding sequence ACCGGTTCCTGGCCGATGGGCACGAGGTGGTGGGGATGGACAACTTCATCACCGGCCACCCGGACAACGTCGCCCACCTCGCGGACCGGGCCGACTTCACGCTCGTCGAGCACGACGTGAGCGAGCACATCGACGTGGACGGGCCGCTGGACGGCGTGCTCCACTTCGCTTCGCCCGCGTCGCCGGTCGACTACCTGGAGCACCCCATCCCCACGCTCAAGGTGGGGTCGCTGGGCACGCACAACACGCTGGGCCTGGCCCTCGCCAAGGGCGCCCGCTACCTGCTGGCGTCGACCTCCGAGGTCTACGGCGACCCGCAGGTGCACCCGCAACCGGAGACGTACTGGGGCAACGTCAATCCGGTGGGCCCCCGCGGCTGCTACGACGAGGCCAAGCGCTTCGCCGAGGCGATGACCATGGCGTACCACCGCTTCCACGGCGTGGAGACGCGCATCGTGCGCATCTTCAACACGTACGGCCCGCGCATGCGGCCGGGCGACGGGCGCGTGGTGAGCAACTTCATCGTCCAGGCGCTGCGCGGCGACCCCATCTCCATCTACGGCGACGGCAGCCAGACGCGCAGCTTCACCTACGTGGACGACCTGGTGGACGGCATCTACCGCCTCTTCCACTCGGACCGCGCGGAGCCGACCAACGTGGGCAATCCCGGCGAGTTCACCGTGCGCGAGCTGGCGGACAAGGTGCTGGAGATGACGGGTAGCGAGTCCAAGCTGGACCGCCTTCCCCTGCCGCAGGACGATCCGAAGGTGCGGAAGCCCGACATCACCGTTGCGCGCGCCGTGCTGGGCTGGGAGCCCAAGGTGCCGCTGGAGGAGGGCCTGAGCCGCACCATCCCGTACTTCCGCGAGGCGCTGGCGGCGGCAGACTCGTCCGCGCGCACGCTGTGA